The sequence below is a genomic window from Bacilli bacterium.
TTTTGCAGCGCCGTATACTTGGACGGCGGGTACCCCATGAAACGTTTGAATTCCTTGCTGAAATGCGCCTGATCGTAATAGAAATCGTAAAACTGCCCGTCTTCCAAAAAGCCGCGTTTGTCGCGCAGCAGCGTCTGGAAACATGATTGGAAACGAACAATGGAAGCGAATGCTTTCGGACTAATTCCGAGCCGCTCCGAAAATTTGGCGCGCAGCCACCGATCAGTTTGTCCCATATCTTGCGAGAGCTCCGCGATTGAAATCCGACCGCGCGAATTCCAAATCGCGGAAACCCCGTATTCGAACTTCGCATCGTTCTCCGTCCGGGCGAGCATCTCGATCAAATATTCCTGAAGCAGCATTGCCTTTTGCACCGGATCGGACGCCATAAACATCCTTCCCTCCATGATGCGGATGGCCGAAGGAGTGATTAACTCGTCAAAAGGCACGAGCGTATTGCGCAATTCATGCTGCGGAACGGCGAGAATCCGATAGGCGGAAGCGGGATGGAATTCAACACAGATGCACCCGAATGCTTTTTCCCGGTCGAATTCGGCAATCGTGGGGCAGTCGGAAACGCCCAAGACGAACAGCTTATGTTCCGGAAGCAAAAACGCGTGATCACCAACCCGGCCTGTAAATTTCCCTTCATAATATAGCATTAACTTCGCGGAACCGTTGGGTACGATGATTTGCATCTCTTCTACGGAAAGCCCTCCGTTACTCGCAAACACCCAAAAATCCTTTATGCAATTTTTTAATTCGAAACGCAGCGGCAAACGTCTGACGGCAAGGTTGCCCATAGGATCGCACCTTCGATCATTCCATTGTGCGTTATTTTGACGAGAATATATCATAAAATACATTGTTTGAACAGTATGACGTTGCGGATTCTCTCCAATTCCGATTTATACAATACATTATGGTCCGGCCAATGTATCTTTCGAAATAATGCCGAATTTCAAAGTGATGGATCAAGAAAATGAACTTACGTATGGCATTCGGCAGGCAAGCTCGGTGTTTATCTGCTTATGATAACGGCTGTCGCGATCGCCTGCTCATCCGCCGTAGACTTGCCGCGCTTCGCCGCGCCGAACAAACGGGCGGCACATTGGGGTCGTACGCGCTGCAAGCGTCCATCGCCGCGTGTCATGCATTCGCGCGCTCCCCGGAAGAAACCGATTGGGCGAAAATCGCGGCACTGTACGACGTATTGGCCCGGGTTTCACCATCCCCAATTGTCGAACTGAATCGGGCGGTGGCGCTGTCCATGGTGTTCGGCCCGGCGCTTGGACTCGAAATTATCGAAGTGCTGAAGGAAGAACCGACATTAAGGAAGTATCATTTGCTGCCAAGCATACGCGGAGAATTTCTCATGAAATTAGGCCGTAATCGCGAAGCGTACGTGGAATTCCAGCACGCGGCGTCGCTTACCCGCAACAAGCGGAAATGCGAACTGTTCCTTGGGCGCGCATCCGAGTGCGCTGAACAAAGCGGTTGACAGGATGGAATGATCGTTGGAGGGGAGAAGGTTCAGTGAAATCGATGAAAAAAGTCATTTCAAAAGACGGCACGCCTATTGTCTATGACATGACAGGCAGCGGGCCGCCGGTCGTTATTGTGGGCGGAGCGCTAAGCTATCGGTCATTTCCCGGATTTATCAAGCTTGCCGGGCTGCTCGCGCAGCATTTCACGGTCATCAATTACGACAGGAGAGGAAGGGGTGACAGCGGCGATCATCCTTC
It includes:
- a CDS encoding DUF6597 domain-containing transcriptional factor; this translates as MYFMIYSRQNNAQWNDRRCDPMGNLAVRRLPLRFELKNCIKDFWVFASNGGLSVEEMQIIVPNGSAKLMLYYEGKFTGRVGDHAFLLPEHKLFVLGVSDCPTIAEFDREKAFGCICVEFHPASAYRILAVPQHELRNTLVPFDELITPSAIRIMEGRMFMASDPVQKAMLLQEYLIEMLARTENDAKFEYGVSAIWNSRGRISIAELSQDMGQTDRWLRAKFSERLGISPKAFASIVRFQSCFQTLLRDKRGFLEDGQFYDFYYDQAHFSKEFKRFMGYPPSKYTALQNEVGEIIYFNGD